One Corynebacterium appendicis CIP 107643 DNA window includes the following coding sequences:
- a CDS encoding trypsin-like serine protease — MECDFPHVISLFLGSPFCATATAATAGAGFFIFNPQESAASETPVITTHADGETVNKCSVTFLSGDVAVTAGHCGPEGAEVRDGDRVLGTITDNYLVDNKGIDIALIEIADSYDVNSLPDSTAFACAETPEPTDAVIMDGAFSGEQTGTVVSEPVQKEANAFGEEHPVEYVLTNNESERGDSGAPVVTDAGCLAGILNGGNGEYSALTFLPENLLATAGL; from the coding sequence GTGGAATGCGATTTCCCGCACGTAATTAGCCTATTCTTAGGCTCCCCTTTTTGCGCCACTGCCACTGCGGCCACTGCCGGCGCAGGATTCTTCATCTTCAATCCGCAGGAGTCAGCTGCAAGCGAGACCCCTGTCATCACCACCCATGCAGACGGTGAAACGGTGAATAAGTGCTCCGTGACCTTCCTCTCCGGGGACGTCGCGGTCACTGCCGGTCACTGTGGGCCTGAAGGCGCTGAGGTGCGCGACGGCGACAGGGTTCTCGGCACAATCACCGACAACTATCTTGTCGATAACAAAGGCATCGACATCGCGTTAATCGAAATTGCCGACAGCTACGATGTTAACTCTCTCCCTGATTCCACAGCCTTCGCCTGCGCCGAAACTCCGGAACCCACCGATGCCGTGATCATGGACGGAGCTTTCTCCGGCGAACAAACAGGCACCGTGGTTTCCGAGCCGGTCCAGAAGGAGGCCAACGCGTTCGGTGAAGAGCACCCGGTCGAGTACGTGCTCACCAACAACGAATCCGAACGCGGTGACTCCGGAGCTCCCGTTGTCACCGATGCCGGTTGCCTCGCAGGCATCCTCAACGGCGGGAACGGCGAGTACTCCGCTCTGACGTTCTTGCCGGAGAATCTCCTCGCCACAGCTGGACTCTAA
- a CDS encoding quaternary amine ABC transporter ATP-binding protein, with product MTTISARGLYKVFGKDPKKAIAALENGASREELMEKGSTAAVIDASFDVEPGEIFVIMGLSGCGKSTLIRMVNGLLPASGGTLEIDGTPLTEMSESQLRELRRDKISMVFQHFALLPHRTVLQNAAYGLEIKGVPKAEREEKAHEALRMVDLDGWADYMPGELSGGMQQRVGLARALAADTDVLLMDEAFSALDPLIRKDMQDQLIELQGKLNKTILFITHDLNEAMRIGDRIAMMRSGRIEQIGTAEEILQNPANNFVADFVKDVDRSRVLTADNIVEQPKETLGAGHGPLAAQKLLRETQNPWLVVLNRDRTPAGVVWEDAVARAVRNSEDALPLNDGPATHTVHKDTPLHELFQLSADSPTPIVVTDDAGRFCGVVPRVTLLSAAATESSDTATTTVADDDAARAETTGNTTSIEVNE from the coding sequence ATGACAACGATTTCAGCTCGGGGGCTCTATAAAGTCTTCGGCAAGGATCCGAAGAAAGCGATCGCCGCTCTCGAAAACGGCGCGAGCCGCGAAGAACTAATGGAAAAAGGCAGTACAGCTGCCGTCATCGACGCCTCTTTCGACGTAGAACCCGGCGAGATTTTCGTCATCATGGGCCTGTCCGGCTGCGGCAAGTCCACGCTCATCCGCATGGTCAACGGGCTCCTGCCCGCCTCCGGAGGCACTCTCGAGATCGACGGCACTCCTCTGACGGAGATGTCCGAATCCCAGCTGCGCGAGCTGCGACGCGACAAAATCTCCATGGTCTTCCAGCATTTCGCGCTGCTCCCCCACCGCACGGTGCTGCAGAACGCGGCTTACGGTCTGGAGATCAAGGGCGTGCCCAAGGCCGAGCGCGAGGAGAAGGCACACGAGGCGCTGCGCATGGTCGACCTCGACGGGTGGGCCGACTATATGCCGGGCGAGCTTTCCGGCGGCATGCAGCAGCGCGTGGGCCTCGCCCGCGCGCTCGCCGCAGACACTGACGTTCTGCTCATGGACGAGGCGTTTTCCGCGCTCGACCCGTTGATCCGCAAGGACATGCAGGATCAGCTCATCGAGCTGCAGGGCAAACTGAACAAGACCATTTTGTTCATCACCCACGACCTCAACGAGGCTATGCGCATCGGCGACCGCATCGCGATGATGCGGTCCGGCCGCATCGAGCAGATCGGCACTGCCGAAGAAATCCTCCAGAATCCGGCGAATAACTTCGTCGCCGACTTCGTCAAAGACGTCGACCGCTCGCGCGTGCTCACCGCCGACAACATCGTCGAGCAGCCGAAGGAGACCCTCGGCGCAGGCCACGGCCCGCTTGCCGCGCAGAAACTCCTGCGCGAGACGCAGAACCCGTGGCTCGTCGTGCTCAACCGCGACCGCACGCCCGCGGGCGTGGTGTGGGAAGACGCCGTCGCCCGCGCCGTGCGCAACAGCGAGGACGCACTTCCGCTTAACGACGGCCCGGCCACCCACACCGTCCACAAAGACACTCCCCTCCACGAGCTGTTCCAGCTCTCCGCAGACTCCCCGACCCCGATCGTGGTCACGGACGACGCCGGTAGGTTCTGCGGAGTCGTCCCCCGCGTGACGCTACTGTCCGCCGCGGCCACCGAGAGCAGCGACACAGCCACGACCACCGTGGCCGACGACGACGCTGCCCGCGCTGAAACCACTGGAAACACCACGAGCATTGAGGTGAACGAGTAA
- a CDS encoding ABC transporter permease, producing MDQTLIPRINVGDWVSDGIDWLTDNATWLFDAFSTVMTLLVEGFSDILLSIPVFILLAVLVLIAWFIRSWRLALGALLGFLLVMGMRQWETMLQTMSLVLVSTLTAVILAIPLGIWAAKSETVSKIVRPIMDFMQTMPAFVYLIPAVTFFSIGVVPGVFSTIIFALPPGVRMTELGIRQVDKETVEAGRSYGATPWQILRGIQLPLAVPTIMAGINQVIMLSLSMAVIAGMVGADGLGKEVTAAISTLDVAQGVEAGLAVVILAVYLDRLTAALGDLNAYKSSLLSQIRNRKG from the coding sequence ATGGACCAGACCTTGATTCCCCGCATCAACGTCGGCGACTGGGTCAGCGACGGCATCGATTGGCTCACAGATAACGCCACTTGGCTTTTCGACGCGTTCAGCACCGTCATGACCCTCCTCGTCGAGGGCTTTTCCGACATACTGCTATCCATTCCGGTCTTCATCCTGCTGGCCGTCCTGGTGCTCATCGCCTGGTTCATCCGCTCCTGGCGTCTGGCCCTGGGCGCACTGCTCGGCTTCTTGCTGGTGATGGGCATGCGGCAATGGGAGACCATGCTGCAGACCATGTCACTTGTGCTCGTGTCCACCCTGACCGCGGTGATCCTGGCGATCCCGCTGGGTATCTGGGCCGCGAAATCCGAGACGGTCAGCAAGATCGTCCGGCCGATCATGGACTTCATGCAGACAATGCCGGCGTTCGTCTACCTGATTCCGGCCGTGACTTTCTTCTCCATCGGTGTCGTGCCGGGCGTGTTCTCCACCATCATCTTCGCGTTGCCCCCGGGCGTGCGCATGACGGAGCTTGGTATCCGCCAGGTGGACAAGGAGACTGTCGAGGCCGGCCGCTCCTACGGCGCGACCCCGTGGCAGATTCTCCGTGGCATCCAGCTGCCGTTGGCTGTGCCTACGATCATGGCCGGCATCAACCAGGTCATCATGCTCTCGCTGTCCATGGCTGTCATCGCCGGCATGGTCGGCGCCGACGGCTTGGGTAAAGAAGTCACCGCCGCGATCTCGACGCTGGATGTCGCCCAGGGTGTCGAAGCAGGTCTGGCCGTGGTCATCCTGGCTGTTTACCTCGACCGCCTAACCGCCGCATTGGGCGATCTGAACGCATATAAGTCGTCTCTGCTGTCGCAGATCCGCAACCGTAAGGGCTAA
- a CDS encoding CsbD family protein, whose product MADLNGKLDQVKGDAKEALGNVTDNESLENEGKADQLSGGVKDKLNEAGDAIKDEANEVAGKIQDARDEN is encoded by the coding sequence ATGGCTGATCTCAACGGCAAGCTGGACCAGGTCAAGGGCGACGCTAAGGAAGCTCTGGGCAACGTTACCGATAACGAGTCCCTGGAGAACGAGGGCAAGGCTGACCAGCTCTCCGGTGGTGTGAAGGACAAGCTGAACGAGGCGGGCGACGCTATCAAGGACGAGGCCAACGAGGTCGCTGGCAAGATCCAGGACGCACGCGACGAGAACTAA
- a CDS encoding tRNA adenosine deaminase-associated protein: MNDGHAEASSGGGYDGAFDDGYAVTVARRDGEWVVAEFDDDFENLDTSIGAVRGLRSEGAAFALINVEEEYLVIVRPGPSRTRVLISDATMAVDDDFAAEVLDTAGIDIPDIDPDELDNIDGWADGDFRILEDVGVSEEVMSVLIDDSAADPSDVIDRIADELGFIDELDRALN, translated from the coding sequence ATGAACGACGGACATGCGGAAGCCAGCTCGGGCGGGGGGTACGACGGAGCCTTCGATGACGGCTACGCGGTCACTGTGGCCAGGCGCGACGGAGAATGGGTCGTCGCGGAATTCGACGATGACTTCGAGAATCTAGATACCTCTATAGGTGCGGTCCGCGGCCTCCGCAGCGAGGGTGCGGCGTTCGCGCTTATCAATGTCGAGGAGGAGTACCTCGTCATCGTGCGCCCCGGCCCGTCGCGCACGCGCGTGCTCATCTCCGATGCGACGATGGCGGTCGATGACGATTTCGCGGCAGAGGTCCTGGACACCGCCGGCATCGACATCCCCGACATCGACCCGGACGAGCTGGACAACATCGACGGTTGGGCCGACGGCGACTTCCGGATCCTCGAGGACGTGGGTGTAAGCGAGGAGGTCATGAGCGTGCTTATCGACGACTCCGCCGCCGACCCGTCTGATGTCATCGACCGGATCGCCGACGAGCTCGGTTTCATCGACGAGCTCGACCGGGCGTTGAATTAG
- the hisC gene encoding histidinol-phosphate transaminase produces the protein MIRRDLADIPSYVPGKSDPDALKLSSNEAPQGPLPSAVEAMVAAARGANRYPDMGSVSLRRAIARHLGVEPENVTVGCGSSALCQQLVQATSTPENNVIFPWRSFEAYPIFCQVVGTEARPVPLLADGKHDLEGMLSLIDDSTSLIFLCSPNNPSGQVITRSEFTAFMDRVPEHVTVALDEAYVEYNRDPDAVEGCSVFRDYPNLVCLRTFSKAYGLAGARIGYAFGAPDLIEALDKMGIPFQVSAVAQAGAIASLEHSEELLARVEDTIDARDEVADGIGALRSQANFVWLPGVDAADLAQQLANRGILVRAFPEGLRVTVTNRDDAEEFLSAWNAISRT, from the coding sequence ATGATTCGCCGCGACCTCGCCGACATTCCGTCCTACGTCCCGGGCAAGAGCGACCCGGACGCGCTCAAGCTGTCCTCGAACGAGGCTCCGCAGGGCCCGTTGCCGTCGGCGGTGGAAGCGATGGTCGCGGCCGCGCGCGGGGCGAACAGGTACCCGGACATGGGCTCGGTGTCGCTGCGCCGCGCGATCGCCCGCCACCTGGGCGTCGAGCCGGAAAACGTCACGGTCGGCTGCGGCTCGTCCGCGCTGTGCCAGCAGCTCGTGCAAGCGACGTCGACACCGGAGAACAACGTCATCTTCCCGTGGCGCAGCTTCGAGGCGTACCCGATCTTTTGCCAGGTCGTGGGCACAGAAGCACGCCCAGTCCCGCTCCTTGCCGACGGCAAGCACGACCTCGAGGGCATGCTTTCGCTTATCGACGATTCCACCTCCCTGATCTTCCTCTGCTCCCCCAACAATCCGAGCGGTCAGGTGATCACCCGCTCCGAATTCACCGCGTTCATGGACCGCGTGCCCGAGCACGTGACCGTGGCGCTGGACGAGGCCTATGTGGAGTACAACCGCGACCCGGATGCGGTCGAGGGCTGCAGCGTGTTCCGCGATTACCCGAACCTGGTGTGCCTGCGCACCTTCTCCAAGGCCTACGGCTTGGCCGGCGCCCGCATCGGCTACGCCTTCGGCGCCCCCGACCTCATCGAGGCGCTGGACAAGATGGGCATTCCCTTCCAGGTCAGCGCTGTCGCGCAGGCTGGCGCGATCGCATCCCTCGAGCACTCCGAGGAGCTGCTCGCCCGTGTCGAGGACACCATCGACGCACGCGACGAGGTCGCCGACGGCATCGGCGCCCTACGCTCCCAAGCTAACTTCGTGTGGCTGCCGGGTGTGGACGCCGCCGATCTTGCCCAGCAGCTGGCAAACCGTGGAATCCTTGTCCGCGCCTTCCCCGAGGGTTTGCGCGTCACTGTGACCAACCGTGACGACGCTGAAGAATTCCTGTCAGCGTGGAATGCGATTTCCCGCACGTAA
- a CDS encoding phage holin family protein — protein sequence MRFVLDVVMTAIALWLVTLIVPGVEILGGVGAFIWVALVFMFVNAFISPIVKTISLPLTIITLGLFSLLVNTLLFSIVGWISDGLGNGLDISGFWAAFVGAIVMAIATWIVEAIFNATGLSGDRAKN from the coding sequence ATGCGTTTTGTCCTTGATGTCGTCATGACCGCCATTGCGCTGTGGCTGGTCACCCTGATCGTCCCGGGCGTCGAAATTCTTGGCGGTGTCGGCGCCTTCATTTGGGTCGCACTGGTCTTCATGTTCGTCAACGCCTTCATCTCCCCGATCGTGAAGACGATCAGCCTTCCACTGACCATCATCACGCTGGGCCTGTTCTCCCTGCTGGTGAACACACTGCTGTTCTCCATCGTCGGCTGGATTTCCGACGGGCTGGGCAACGGCCTGGACATCAGCGGTTTCTGGGCCGCATTCGTCGGCGCGATCGTCATGGCGATCGCCACCTGGATCGTCGAGGCGATCTTCAATGCCACCGGCCTGTCCGGCGACAGGGCCAAGAACTAA
- a CDS encoding prephenate dehydrogenase, translating to MSGSQGSSARVGARRPLPTTCIIGLGLIGGSIMRDLDAAGAPVYGYTHSRSGMRDAAREGFDVSDDLSRVLSRASSDHALIVIAVPMHAVEDVLDSIAMYAPNCGITDVVSVKKPVDELVRARGMRERYVGGHPMSGTEDSGWGASRVGLFTRAAWAITYDYAKECEDAGRRVSADWVDIFGQVCELARVCGAEAVPVSVDKHDEAVARVSHLPHVLAEALAVVGDRGGTLAQSLAAGSFRGATRVAGTEPQLVRAMCETNADAVVKTLDEIIPLLQDARASLAAPEPDLEQLVGAGYRAVTRMGARKGARAESVSPIKISSRPVMRIQLGAHGWVKALRQTESLGGRIDVF from the coding sequence ATGTCAGGTAGCCAGGGGTCCAGTGCGCGCGTCGGGGCACGGCGTCCCCTGCCCACGACCTGCATTATCGGGCTGGGGCTCATCGGCGGATCCATCATGCGCGACCTTGACGCCGCTGGTGCGCCGGTCTACGGCTATACGCACTCCCGCTCCGGCATGCGCGATGCCGCGCGCGAAGGCTTCGATGTCTCCGACGACCTGTCGCGTGTGCTCTCCCGCGCCTCCTCCGACCACGCTCTCATCGTGATCGCCGTTCCAATGCACGCGGTGGAGGATGTGCTCGACTCAATCGCGATGTATGCGCCAAACTGCGGCATCACCGATGTGGTCAGCGTGAAAAAGCCCGTCGACGAACTGGTGCGGGCCCGCGGCATGCGGGAACGTTACGTCGGCGGCCACCCCATGTCGGGCACCGAGGACTCCGGCTGGGGTGCGTCGCGCGTCGGGCTGTTCACCCGCGCCGCCTGGGCGATCACCTACGACTACGCCAAGGAGTGCGAGGACGCCGGACGCCGCGTGTCCGCGGACTGGGTGGATATCTTCGGTCAGGTCTGCGAGCTCGCGCGCGTCTGCGGTGCGGAAGCCGTCCCGGTGTCCGTGGACAAGCACGACGAGGCCGTCGCTCGCGTGTCGCACCTCCCGCACGTTTTGGCCGAGGCCCTTGCCGTCGTCGGCGACCGCGGCGGCACACTCGCCCAGTCCCTGGCCGCCGGCTCCTTCCGCGGCGCGACGCGAGTGGCCGGCACCGAGCCGCAACTGGTCCGCGCCATGTGCGAGACCAACGCCGATGCCGTGGTGAAGACCTTGGACGAGATCATCCCGCTGCTGCAGGACGCGCGCGCCTCCTTAGCCGCGCCCGAACCCGACCTGGAACAGCTCGTCGGCGCCGGCTACCGCGCCGTGACCCGCATGGGTGCGCGCAAGGGTGCCCGCGCCGAGTCGGTCTCCCCCATCAAGATCTCGTCGCGGCCCGTCATGCGCATACAGCTCGGCGCGCACGGCTGGGTGAAAGCCCTACGGCAGACCGAGTCGCTCGGCGGGCGCATAGACGTGTTCTAA
- a CDS encoding nucleoside deaminase, with the protein MSQLEQRAEQRMRRAIEVARTTPEADIPVGAVIYGPDGRQLATGTNRRETDQDPAGHAEIVATREAARALGTWRLDGCELVVTLEPCTMCAGAILGARMKSVVFGAYEPKTGAVGSLIDVLRDPPHIHTVEVRGGVLEAETAALMTGFFDRLR; encoded by the coding sequence ATGAGCCAGCTCGAACAACGCGCCGAACAGCGGATGCGCCGCGCCATCGAGGTCGCCCGCACCACGCCGGAGGCGGATATCCCCGTCGGCGCTGTCATATACGGTCCCGACGGGAGGCAGCTGGCTACCGGCACCAACCGCCGCGAGACGGACCAGGACCCGGCCGGGCACGCGGAGATCGTCGCAACGCGCGAAGCGGCGCGCGCCCTGGGCACCTGGCGGCTCGACGGCTGCGAGCTCGTGGTCACCCTCGAACCGTGCACGATGTGCGCCGGTGCCATTTTGGGCGCGCGCATGAAAAGCGTCGTCTTCGGTGCGTACGAGCCCAAGACGGGAGCCGTCGGATCGCTTATCGACGTCCTCCGCGACCCGCCCCACATCCACACCGTCGAGGTGCGCGGCGGTGTCCTGGAGGCTGAAACCGCTGCTCTCATGACCGGGTTTTTCGATCGTTTGCGCTGA
- a CDS encoding glycine betaine ABC transporter substrate-binding protein, giving the protein MTIRKTLATLSAATLIFGLTACSDSGDSASGEGGDGDKGTITLGYLPSWTDGLSTAYLLENKLEAAGYNVEHETLTDAAVLYAGLAKGDIDIYPSAWSEKTHAQYMDKYSDDIEDLGAYYDNAILTWAVPEYMEDINSIEDLKGKADDFGGKVVGIEPGAGLTKASEETISEYGLDADGYSLSTSSTPAMLSELQTAVDGEKDIVVTLWRPFWANSKFPVKDLEDPKGALGEPESLHWLARDGFTEENPEVAKWLEGLKLSDDEYGSLEDTVVNEYGEGKEPEAIEAWLNENPDIVKDLES; this is encoded by the coding sequence ATGACCATCCGTAAAACGCTAGCTACGCTGTCTGCCGCCACGCTCATCTTCGGGCTGACGGCATGCTCCGACTCCGGCGACAGCGCCTCCGGCGAGGGCGGCGACGGAGACAAGGGCACGATCACCCTGGGCTACCTCCCGTCCTGGACTGACGGCCTGTCCACCGCGTACCTGCTGGAGAACAAGCTTGAGGCAGCGGGCTACAACGTCGAGCACGAGACGCTTACCGACGCCGCCGTCCTCTACGCCGGCCTGGCCAAGGGCGACATCGATATCTACCCGTCAGCATGGTCCGAAAAGACTCACGCGCAGTACATGGATAAGTACTCCGACGACATTGAGGATCTCGGCGCGTACTACGACAATGCGATTTTGACCTGGGCTGTCCCGGAGTACATGGAAGACATCAACTCCATTGAGGACCTCAAGGGCAAGGCAGACGACTTCGGCGGCAAGGTCGTCGGAATCGAGCCGGGCGCGGGCCTCACCAAGGCTTCGGAAGAGACCATCAGCGAGTACGGCCTGGATGCCGACGGCTACTCCCTGTCCACCTCGTCCACCCCGGCGATGCTCTCCGAGCTGCAGACCGCGGTGGACGGCGAAAAGGACATCGTCGTCACCCTGTGGCGTCCGTTCTGGGCGAACTCCAAGTTCCCGGTCAAGGACCTGGAGGACCCGAAGGGCGCGCTCGGCGAGCCGGAGTCCCTGCACTGGCTGGCACGCGATGGCTTCACCGAGGAGAACCCCGAGGTCGCCAAGTGGCTCGAGGGCCTGAAGCTTTCCGACGACGAGTACGGCTCCCTCGAGGACACCGTCGTCAACGAGTACGGCGAGGGCAAGGAGCCGGAGGCTATCGAGGCTTGGCTCAACGAGAATCCCGACATCGTCAAGGACCTGGAGAGCTAG
- a CDS encoding GDSL-type esterase/lipase family protein yields MSTSRTRRAPRRTHRRFGLTRLLTTAALAVAGIGAVGTGVPDAHAAPNGNIVTFGDSYTSNPDELRNTLKKVPLPQVHHFVWGTYPSRLGCLQAPDNWPRQLGSIARAPIADYSCTAESSHVIPGKIDKAIAAGDIHRGTRAIVIAVGINDYGPYGIQRGAQPFNAAKMRNDYINNIRQGVSKARVAAPNAKILLSGSLSITEPDRLNSLCFINVAPNAPLGVPMPTLHQIEHTNRGHQRAAAAASGATYVEMMHPSRHHSTCARDSQRWVAGVIDPHAQHNMGLHPTPAGSRFMAQQISRHL; encoded by the coding sequence ATGTCTACCTCCCGTACCCGCCGTGCACCCCGTCGCACGCACCGCCGCTTCGGTCTCACCCGCCTGCTCACCACCGCCGCCCTGGCGGTCGCGGGCATCGGCGCTGTCGGCACCGGCGTTCCCGACGCGCACGCAGCCCCGAACGGCAATATCGTCACCTTCGGCGACTCCTACACTTCTAATCCCGACGAACTCCGCAATACCCTGAAGAAGGTCCCGCTCCCCCAGGTCCATCACTTCGTGTGGGGCACCTACCCCAGCCGCCTCGGCTGCCTGCAAGCCCCCGATAACTGGCCCCGCCAGCTCGGCTCGATCGCCCGCGCACCCATCGCGGACTACTCCTGCACCGCGGAGTCCTCGCACGTCATCCCCGGCAAGATCGACAAAGCCATCGCGGCCGGCGACATTCACCGCGGCACCCGCGCAATCGTCATCGCCGTGGGCATCAACGACTACGGCCCCTACGGCATCCAGCGTGGCGCACAGCCGTTCAACGCCGCCAAGATGCGCAACGACTACATCAACAACATCCGGCAAGGTGTCTCCAAGGCACGCGTTGCCGCGCCGAACGCCAAGATCCTCCTCAGCGGCTCCCTGTCCATCACCGAACCGGACCGCCTCAACAGCCTGTGCTTCATCAACGTCGCGCCTAATGCACCGCTCGGCGTGCCAATGCCCACCCTGCACCAGATCGAGCACACCAACCGCGGCCACCAGCGCGCAGCAGCCGCCGCTTCCGGCGCGACCTACGTGGAAATGATGCACCCGTCACGTCACCACAGCACCTGCGCACGGGACTCCCAGCGCTGGGTCGCCGGCGTCATCGACCCCCACGCCCAGCACAATATGGGACTGCACCCGACGCCAGCCGGCTCGCGATTCATGGCGCAGCAAATTTCACGCCACCTGTAG
- the mgtE gene encoding magnesium transporter → MTTAEQQDALFELEKLVESRIRRDRAEEISGLLAEAELSDIIRLIEHSPVKRGAVLFRLLPPERAGAVFDALDPRHQADMVRALGSDSVGAFFEEMGAEDRVMLLDELPGRVAERLLKELGEKDKQNTDAVLGYEKGTVGRVMSPEIPEIYGSMTAHEVRELLRREHEDLETLYTLPVIDRDRQLTGIVKMRRLFLAERDTLVADLLEDTPSVVASADAEETARWFLPLALLAIPVVDSGNRLVGIFTFDEAQHVVESEDSEDSARQGGSEALKQPYLSTPLTNLVKSRIVWLLVLAVSAILTVQVLDIFEEKMQQAVVLSLFIPLLTGTGGNTGNQAATTVTRALALGDVKKSDVLKVMWREVRVGLMLGAVLGALGFALATLVYGLDIGMVIGLTMLSICTMSATVGGAMPIVAKTVGADPAVFSNPFISTFCDATGLIIYFLIATSILGL, encoded by the coding sequence ATGACGACGGCTGAACAGCAGGACGCCTTGTTTGAGCTGGAAAAGCTCGTGGAATCGCGGATCCGCCGGGACCGCGCGGAGGAGATTTCGGGCTTGCTCGCCGAAGCCGAGCTGAGCGACATCATTCGGCTTATCGAGCACTCCCCGGTCAAGCGCGGCGCCGTGCTGTTCCGCCTCCTTCCGCCCGAGCGTGCGGGCGCGGTGTTCGACGCGCTGGATCCGCGCCACCAAGCGGACATGGTGCGCGCACTGGGCAGCGACAGCGTGGGCGCGTTTTTCGAGGAGATGGGTGCGGAGGACCGCGTCATGCTTCTCGACGAGCTCCCCGGGCGCGTCGCCGAACGCCTCCTCAAAGAGCTGGGCGAAAAGGACAAGCAGAATACCGACGCGGTTCTGGGGTACGAGAAGGGGACTGTCGGCCGCGTGATGTCCCCGGAAATCCCGGAGATCTACGGAAGCATGACCGCGCACGAGGTGCGCGAGCTGCTGCGCCGCGAGCACGAGGACTTGGAGACGCTCTACACCCTCCCGGTGATCGACCGCGACCGGCAGCTGACTGGCATCGTGAAAATGCGCCGGCTCTTCCTCGCCGAACGGGACACGCTGGTGGCTGACTTACTCGAGGACACACCGTCAGTGGTGGCCAGCGCGGATGCGGAGGAGACCGCACGCTGGTTCCTGCCGCTCGCTCTCCTGGCTATTCCCGTGGTCGATTCGGGCAACCGGCTGGTGGGCATTTTCACCTTTGATGAGGCGCAGCACGTCGTTGAGAGCGAGGACTCGGAGGATAGCGCCCGCCAGGGCGGCTCGGAGGCGCTCAAGCAGCCGTACCTGTCCACCCCGCTGACCAACCTGGTGAAGTCGCGCATCGTGTGGCTTCTCGTGCTCGCGGTTTCTGCGATCCTCACCGTCCAGGTCCTCGACATCTTCGAGGAGAAAATGCAGCAAGCCGTCGTGCTATCCCTCTTTATTCCGCTGCTCACAGGCACGGGCGGCAACACGGGCAATCAGGCGGCCACGACAGTCACGCGAGCACTCGCGCTTGGCGACGTCAAGAAATCCGACGTCCTCAAAGTCATGTGGCGCGAAGTCCGGGTGGGGTTGATGCTCGGCGCTGTGCTCGGCGCGCTCGGTTTCGCGTTGGCGACCCTGGTCTACGGACTGGATATCGGGATGGTGATCGGATTGACCATGCTATCTATCTGCACCATGTCGGCGACAGTGGGCGGCGCGATGCCGATCGTGGCCAAGACCGTCGGGGCGGATCCGGCGGTGTTTTCCAACCCATTCATCTCCACGTTCTGCGATGCGACCGGCCTCATCATTTACTTCCTCATTGCCACCTCGATCTTGGGCCTGTGA